A DNA window from Paenibacillus andongensis contains the following coding sequences:
- the ylqF gene encoding ribosome biogenesis GTPase YlqF: MTIQWFPGHMTKARRQIEEKLKLIDVVIELLDARIPLSSRNPMVDEILKDKPRLVLLNKNDLADPQVTAEWVKYFADQGLPALPIDAATGTHVKEILPRVKQLWAHKIERQLSKGINPRAVRALIVGIPNVGKSTLINQLAGKKIAATGDKPGVTKGQQWIKVGTEMDLLDTPGILWPKFEDQMVGMRLAATGAIKEELLHLDEIALFVVKYMVQNYWAGIQERFGVQDLPEDLDNIQEMVKVMEAIGRKRGAIVSGGKVDLDKASLIIIRELRAGKMGRISLEKPLDKR, from the coding sequence ATGACCATTCAATGGTTTCCCGGTCACATGACCAAGGCTCGAAGACAAATTGAAGAAAAGCTTAAGCTGATTGATGTTGTGATCGAGCTCTTGGATGCCCGCATACCGCTCTCCAGTCGGAACCCGATGGTTGATGAGATTTTGAAAGATAAACCGCGATTGGTACTGCTGAATAAGAATGATTTGGCAGATCCGCAAGTGACGGCAGAATGGGTTAAGTATTTTGCTGATCAGGGCCTACCAGCATTGCCGATTGATGCAGCAACCGGAACGCACGTCAAAGAAATTTTGCCGCGTGTAAAGCAGCTTTGGGCCCATAAAATTGAACGGCAGCTTAGCAAAGGGATTAATCCTCGTGCCGTAAGGGCGCTTATTGTAGGTATCCCGAACGTTGGGAAATCAACACTGATTAATCAGTTAGCAGGTAAAAAGATTGCAGCAACCGGAGATAAGCCTGGTGTTACTAAGGGTCAGCAATGGATTAAAGTTGGTACCGAAATGGACTTGCTCGATACACCAGGTATTTTGTGGCCAAAATTCGAAGACCAAATGGTTGGAATGAGATTGGCAGCAACGGGCGCCATTAAAGAAGAGCTTCTTCATTTAGATGAGATTGCACTCTTTGTCGTTAAATACATGGTTCAGAATTATTGGGCCGGTATTCAAGAACGATTTGGGGTTCAAGACCTTCCAGAGGATTTGGACAACATACAGGAAATGGTTAAAGTCATGGAGGCTATTGGTCGTAAGCGTGGTGCGATTGTGAGTGGGGGCAAAGTGGATTTGGACAAAGCCTCTTTAATCATTATTCGAGAGCTTAGGGCAGGGAAGATGGGGCGTATTTCATTGGAGAAGCCTTTAGATAAAAGATAG
- a CDS encoding ribonuclease HII, which produces MLEHEKQLWEQGFTLIAGIDEVGRGCLFGDVVAAAVILPMGYVLEGVDDSKKLSEKKRDVFYEQIMNEALAVGVGIVDVDRIDAINIKQAARLAMKQAVQQLAIVPDFLLVDAENVELDIEQSAIIHGDALSQSIAAASIIAKVTRDRMCVEWDEQYPEYGLAIHKGYATKHHREMLLRYGPTPLHRKLFIRKVMAQLEEKEIVLESEQLELDLI; this is translated from the coding sequence TTGCTAGAGCATGAAAAACAACTGTGGGAGCAAGGTTTTACTCTTATAGCGGGTATCGATGAAGTAGGAAGAGGCTGTTTATTTGGGGATGTCGTCGCGGCTGCCGTTATTCTTCCGATGGGATATGTGCTGGAGGGTGTGGACGATTCCAAAAAGCTTTCTGAAAAGAAGCGAGATGTCTTCTATGAGCAGATTATGAATGAGGCTTTAGCTGTTGGTGTAGGTATTGTTGACGTGGATAGAATTGATGCCATTAATATTAAACAAGCGGCCAGACTTGCTATGAAACAGGCTGTGCAGCAGTTAGCTATCGTACCTGATTTTCTGCTTGTTGATGCTGAGAACGTCGAATTGGACATAGAACAATCCGCGATCATTCATGGAGATGCACTTAGTCAATCTATTGCAGCCGCATCAATAATTGCTAAGGTTACCAGAGATCGCATGTGTGTGGAATGGGATGAGCAGTATCCCGAGTATGGACTTGCTATACATAAAGGATATGCAACAAAGCACCATAGAGAGATGCTTTTGCGCTATGGACCTACACCGCTGCATCGGAAATTATTTATACGTAAAGTGATGGCTCAATTGGAAGAGAAAGAGATAGTGCTCGAGTCTGAACAGCTAGAACTGGATCTCATTTAA
- a CDS encoding EscU/YscU/HrcU family type III secretion system export apparatus switch protein: MTKQRNTSEESQSTPLKKAVALRYSPEAQKAPTLIAKGKGHMAEAILQKAKENGIPIQEDSSLVEVLSKLDLDQEIPPELYQLVAEVLSFIYRSDNRMRSSRNER, from the coding sequence ATGACCAAGCAAAGGAATACTTCTGAGGAGTCGCAATCAACTCCTCTTAAGAAGGCTGTAGCGCTTCGCTACTCACCTGAAGCACAAAAAGCCCCAACCCTCATTGCGAAAGGGAAAGGGCACATGGCAGAAGCCATTCTGCAGAAAGCCAAGGAGAATGGGATCCCCATTCAGGAGGATTCCTCTTTGGTTGAAGTGTTGTCTAAGTTAGATTTGGATCAAGAAATTCCCCCGGAATTGTATCAATTGGTTGCAGAGGTATTAAGTTTTATCTATCGTTCAGATAACCGAATGAGATCGTCGAGGAATGAAAGATGA
- a CDS encoding YraN family protein codes for MTELRKDDRKQLGKLGEELAEAFLSERDYRIVERNWRCRTGELDIIAEKANKLIFIEVRTRRPSGRFGSAKESVDYRKQLKVKETAQFYLHRFQKYEQSIQFDVITVEVSVDGAAPIIEHIQGAF; via the coding sequence ATGACAGAACTTCGTAAAGATGATCGGAAGCAGTTGGGGAAGCTTGGTGAAGAGTTGGCTGAAGCATTTCTAAGTGAGCGTGATTACCGAATTGTGGAACGTAATTGGCGCTGCCGTACGGGTGAGCTTGATATTATTGCAGAGAAAGCCAATAAGTTAATTTTTATTGAAGTCAGAACTAGACGCCCTTCAGGTCGTTTTGGCTCAGCCAAAGAATCCGTCGACTATCGCAAGCAGTTGAAAGTCAAAGAGACGGCACAATTTTACTTACATCGATTTCAAAAATACGAGCAATCCATTCAATTTGATGTGATCACGGTAGAAGTATCCGTGGATGGAGCAGCACCTATTATTGAACACATACAAGGAGCCTTTTGA
- a CDS encoding YifB family Mg chelatase-like AAA ATPase: protein MYGKVMSACLQGIEGQTIEVEVDISSGLPQINLVGLPDSAIRESVERVRSSIKNCGYTFPMDRITVNLAPADLRKEGSSFDLAIAVGILITTGQVPMDGFMNTLFLGELALDGSLRPIPGVLSMAHAAKKLGIKRVCLPFANASEAALIEGIEVCAINNLSDFKSWNKQSHHEFIFNGINYKGDEFSTISAEEQHFVEDYADVNGQHQVKRAMMIAAAGMHNILLIGPPGTGKTMLVKRMPSILPPMTDKEALEVTKIYSASGKLIDRSFLMRTRSFRAPHHTISPAGLVGGGTIPKPGEVSLSHRGILFLDELPEFTRTALEVLRQPLEDRHVTIARARAVYTFPSHFILAAAMNPCPCGYYGAQTEANACICSPAKIVHYRSKISGPLLDRIDLHVEVPKPSYTQLKERTNHLSSKEMLLQVMRAHERQQQRYVGTGIQHNNELSGKLMRQNCHLTPEGDQLLSASFEALGLSARAHDRILRLALTIADLEECDSIQPQHLAEAIQYRNLDKKQRIEEIEI, encoded by the coding sequence ATGTATGGCAAAGTCATGAGCGCTTGCTTGCAAGGTATAGAAGGTCAAACGATCGAAGTAGAGGTCGATATCTCCAGTGGCTTACCCCAAATTAACTTGGTTGGTCTCCCCGACTCAGCCATTCGAGAATCTGTCGAAAGAGTGCGCTCCTCCATCAAAAACTGTGGCTATACATTCCCCATGGATCGGATTACGGTCAATCTAGCGCCAGCAGATTTACGCAAAGAAGGCTCATCTTTTGATTTAGCCATTGCGGTAGGAATCTTGATTACAACCGGTCAGGTTCCAATGGACGGTTTCATGAACACTTTGTTTCTAGGTGAACTCGCATTGGATGGTTCTCTTCGTCCCATACCGGGCGTTCTCTCTATGGCGCATGCCGCTAAAAAGCTAGGGATAAAACGAGTCTGCCTTCCCTTCGCGAATGCTTCTGAGGCTGCTTTAATAGAAGGTATTGAGGTCTGCGCGATAAATAACCTTTCTGATTTTAAATCCTGGAATAAGCAATCCCATCACGAATTTATATTTAATGGCATTAATTATAAAGGTGATGAGTTTTCGACAATTTCTGCCGAAGAACAACACTTTGTCGAAGATTATGCCGATGTCAACGGGCAGCACCAAGTGAAGCGTGCGATGATGATCGCCGCTGCTGGGATGCACAATATACTATTAATCGGTCCTCCTGGAACTGGGAAAACAATGCTTGTGAAGCGCATGCCCTCGATTCTGCCGCCTATGACTGACAAAGAAGCCTTAGAAGTCACGAAAATTTACAGCGCCTCAGGAAAGCTTATTGATCGCTCATTTCTCATGCGTACAAGATCTTTTAGAGCGCCTCACCATACGATTTCACCTGCCGGACTTGTCGGAGGCGGAACAATACCCAAACCTGGAGAAGTTAGCTTATCTCATCGTGGCATTTTATTTCTAGATGAACTGCCGGAATTCACGAGAACGGCCCTCGAAGTACTTAGACAGCCGCTTGAGGATCGTCACGTTACAATTGCAAGAGCAAGAGCGGTTTACACTTTCCCCTCCCACTTTATATTGGCTGCCGCCATGAATCCATGTCCTTGCGGGTATTATGGAGCCCAAACAGAAGCAAATGCTTGCATCTGCAGTCCAGCTAAAATTGTTCATTATCGTTCTAAAATATCTGGTCCCCTGCTTGATCGTATCGATCTTCATGTTGAAGTTCCTAAACCAAGTTACACACAACTAAAGGAACGAACCAATCACTTGTCCTCCAAAGAAATGTTATTGCAAGTTATGCGCGCACATGAAAGACAACAACAACGCTATGTCGGAACAGGTATTCAGCATAATAATGAATTGAGCGGCAAGCTAATGAGACAAAATTGCCATCTAACACCAGAAGGTGATCAACTGCTTAGTGCCTCTTTTGAAGCTTTGGGACTTAGTGCAAGAGCCCATGATCGCATCCTACGGCTAGCTCTAACCATAGCTGATCTCGAGGAATGTGACAGTATCCAGCCACAGCATCTGGCAGAGGCAATTCAATACCGTAATTTGGATAAAAAGCAGCGGATTGAGGAGATTGAGATTTGA
- the sucC gene encoding ADP-forming succinate--CoA ligase subunit beta, which yields MNIHEYQGKEVLRQYGVNVPNGKVAFTVDEAVEAAKELGTSVVVVKAQIHAGGRGKAGGVKVAKSLDEVRTYASEILGKVLVTHQTGPEGKEVKRLLIEEGCDIKKEYYVGVVVDRATGSVVLMASEEGGTEIEEVAEHSPEKIFKEVVDPAIGLQAFQARRLAYSINIPNELVNKAVKFMLALYKAFVEKDASIAEINPLVVTGSGDVMALDAKLNFDSNALFRHKDIVELRDLEEEDAKEIQASKFDLSYIALDGNIGCMVNGAGLAMATMDIIKHYGGDPANFLDVGGGATKEKVTEAFKIILSDEQVKGIFVNIFGGIMRCDVIAEGVVAAARELGLSRPLVVRLEGTNVELGKKILNESGLNIVAADSMADGAQKIVALVK from the coding sequence ATGAATATCCATGAGTATCAAGGCAAAGAAGTCCTGAGACAGTACGGAGTCAACGTTCCTAACGGAAAAGTTGCTTTTACCGTTGACGAAGCTGTTGAAGCAGCGAAAGAACTCGGAACATCCGTCGTTGTTGTAAAGGCGCAAATTCATGCCGGAGGTCGCGGGAAAGCAGGCGGCGTTAAGGTAGCCAAAAGCCTCGATGAAGTTCGTACATATGCTAGCGAAATTCTGGGTAAAGTTCTTGTCACTCACCAAACAGGTCCTGAAGGCAAAGAAGTTAAACGTCTTTTGATCGAAGAAGGCTGTGACATTAAGAAAGAATATTATGTTGGTGTTGTTGTTGACCGTGCTACAGGCAGCGTCGTTTTGATGGCATCTGAAGAAGGCGGTACGGAGATTGAAGAGGTTGCTGAGCATTCTCCTGAGAAAATCTTCAAAGAAGTTGTGGATCCTGCGATCGGTCTTCAAGCTTTCCAAGCACGCAGACTTGCTTATTCCATCAACATTCCTAACGAGCTTGTTAACAAAGCGGTTAAATTCATGCTTGCTCTTTATAAAGCATTTGTAGAGAAAGACGCTTCCATTGCCGAAATCAACCCATTGGTTGTTACTGGTTCTGGTGACGTTATGGCTCTTGATGCCAAATTGAATTTTGATTCTAACGCTCTTTTCCGTCACAAAGATATCGTTGAACTTCGTGACCTTGAAGAAGAAGATGCGAAAGAAATTCAAGCTTCTAAATTTGACCTGAGCTACATTGCTCTTGATGGTAACATCGGTTGTATGGTTAACGGCGCAGGACTTGCGATGGCCACTATGGACATTATTAAGCACTACGGCGGAGACCCTGCTAACTTCCTAGACGTAGGGGGCGGTGCGACGAAAGAGAAAGTAACAGAAGCTTTCAAAATCATCTTGTCCGATGAACAAGTTAAAGGGATCTTCGTTAACATTTTCGGCGGCATCATGCGTTGTGATGTTATTGCTGAAGGTGTTGTAGCTGCTGCTAGAGAGCTTGGACTTTCTCGTCCGCTAGTTGTTCGTCTTGAAGGAACAAACGTTGAACTTGGCAAAAAGATTCTTAACGAATCCGGCCTGAACATTGTTGCTGCTGACTCCATGGCAGATGGCGCACAAAAAATCGTTGCATTAGTTAAATAA
- the sucD gene encoding succinate--CoA ligase subunit alpha yields the protein MSILVNKHTKVITQGITGATGLFHTKGGLEYGTQMVGGVTPGKGGTKVDITLENGELVQLPVFNTVIEAKNATGATASVIYVPPAFAAESIIEAIEAELDLVICITEGIPVLDMVNVKRYLEGKKTVLIGPNCPGVITPGECKIGIMPGYIHTPGHVGVVSRSGTLTYEAVHQLTTRGIGQSSAVGIGGDPVKGSEFIDILKRFNEDPDTYAVIMIGEIGGTAEEEAAEWVAANMTKPVVGFIGGKTAPPGKRMGHAGAIISGGKGTAAEKVATMERCGIRVAATPSEMGSTLVSVLEEKGMLDKVITKK from the coding sequence ATGAGTATTTTGGTTAATAAACATACAAAAGTCATTACTCAAGGGATTACCGGCGCTACGGGTTTGTTTCATACCAAAGGCGGTCTGGAATACGGCACACAAATGGTTGGTGGCGTAACCCCAGGTAAAGGCGGAACAAAAGTAGATATCACATTGGAAAACGGTGAGCTAGTTCAGCTTCCAGTTTTCAACACGGTTATCGAAGCTAAAAATGCAACTGGTGCTACGGCATCCGTTATCTATGTACCACCAGCTTTCGCTGCAGAGTCGATCATTGAAGCTATTGAAGCTGAGCTTGATCTCGTTATCTGTATCACAGAAGGTATTCCTGTTCTTGATATGGTTAACGTAAAACGTTACCTCGAAGGCAAGAAAACCGTTCTAATCGGACCAAACTGTCCGGGTGTAATCACACCGGGCGAGTGCAAAATTGGTATCATGCCGGGTTACATTCATACGCCAGGTCACGTAGGTGTAGTTTCCCGTTCCGGAACACTAACTTACGAAGCTGTTCACCAATTGACAACTCGTGGAATTGGACAATCCTCTGCAGTAGGTATCGGTGGAGACCCTGTTAAAGGTTCCGAGTTCATCGATATCCTCAAACGTTTTAACGAAGATCCAGACACGTATGCGGTTATCATGATCGGTGAAATCGGCGGTACGGCTGAAGAAGAAGCAGCTGAGTGGGTTGCTGCTAACATGACGAAGCCTGTTGTAGGCTTTATCGGCGGTAAAACAGCACCTCCAGGAAAACGTATGGGCCATGCTGGCGCTATTATTTCCGGTGGTAAAGGTACAGCTGCTGAGAAAGTTGCAACGATGGAAAGATGCGGTATCCGCGTAGCGGCTACACCATCCGAGATGGGTTCAACACTTGTAAGCGTGCTTGAAGAAAAAGGAATGTTGGATAAAGTCATTACAAAAAAATAG
- the dprA gene encoding DNA-processing protein DprA: MDNRFILFGLHELEGVGWKTILQLLSRFPEPEELFELSAAAIASRGIRTSIAEQIASRFTPTFIEQKIQLYKKQSIQILTLLDEDYPSILKEIAQPPWVLYVKGNVSLLNGRLLGMVGTRTPTLYGKKIAEEWAAALSRAGFGIVSGLARGIDSKAHIGALQGKSKTVAVLGCAINQIYPRENALLYRNIEQEGVILSEYPIGTGMRPGMFPQRNRIIAGLSLGVTVVEAAEDSGSLITVEFAVDESRDVFAVPGPIDSNQSSGVHKLLKDGAKLVTRVDEIVEDYKHMLSAEDHGAMKMPLPTFSLTDEEGEIVRKLSNEPVSIDALLEDGQFTFGHLHAVLLSLLMKKAIKQLPGSTYILA, translated from the coding sequence ATGGATAATCGTTTTATTTTGTTTGGTCTTCACGAGCTCGAGGGAGTAGGTTGGAAAACCATACTTCAGCTCCTGAGCCGCTTTCCAGAACCTGAGGAGCTGTTTGAGCTTTCCGCTGCAGCAATTGCCTCCAGAGGTATACGAACTTCCATTGCTGAACAAATCGCCTCGCGGTTTACACCGACTTTTATTGAGCAAAAGATTCAGTTATATAAGAAGCAATCCATTCAAATTCTTACACTTTTGGATGAGGATTACCCTTCGATTCTTAAAGAAATTGCGCAGCCTCCTTGGGTGTTATATGTGAAAGGAAATGTATCTTTATTGAATGGGCGTCTCCTCGGTATGGTAGGAACACGTACCCCTACACTTTATGGGAAAAAGATTGCTGAGGAGTGGGCAGCTGCCCTTTCAAGAGCAGGATTCGGTATCGTGAGTGGATTAGCGAGAGGGATTGACAGCAAGGCCCATATTGGTGCATTGCAAGGTAAATCCAAAACAGTTGCTGTTCTTGGATGTGCGATTAATCAAATTTATCCGCGTGAGAATGCATTATTATATCGAAATATAGAACAAGAGGGTGTCATCTTATCTGAATATCCCATTGGCACGGGTATGAGGCCAGGTATGTTCCCGCAGAGGAATCGAATCATTGCAGGATTGTCATTAGGCGTTACGGTTGTAGAAGCAGCAGAAGATAGTGGATCACTGATTACAGTTGAATTTGCCGTGGATGAATCAAGAGATGTATTTGCCGTTCCCGGTCCTATTGACTCTAACCAAAGTAGTGGAGTCCACAAGCTTCTAAAGGATGGCGCTAAACTGGTTACCCGTGTTGACGAGATTGTAGAAGATTATAAACATATGTTAAGCGCGGAAGATCATGGTGCCATGAAGATGCCATTGCCGACATTTTCACTTACAGATGAGGAAGGCGAAATCGTTCGAAAGTTGTCGAATGAGCCGGTCTCAATTGATGCTCTGTTAGAGGACGGTCAATTTACGTTTGGACATTTGCATGCAGTTCTGTTATCTTTACTAATGAAAAAGGCGATTAAACAGCTTCCGGGTTCTACTTACATACTAGCATAG
- the topA gene encoding type I DNA topoisomerase, with translation MADSLVIVESPAKAKTIGKYLGSKFIVKASMGHIRDLPKSQIGVEVDRNFEPKYITIRGKGSILKELKDASKKVKKIYLAADPDREGEAIAWHLAHYLDVGSEELCRVVFNEITKDAVKDAFKTPRRINQDLVNAQQARRILDRLVGYKISPLLWKKVKKGLSAGRVQSVAVKLIQDRENEIKAFEPEEYWSITVVLDAGKTVFEAKYHSINGEKKELHSQEDVDLILAAMGSDAFTVKEVKEKERQRNPSPPFITSSMQQEAARKLNFRASKTMSVAQQLYEGIDLGKEGTVGLITYMRTDSTRISPVAQEEAKDFILNKYGPDFYPETPRQYTKKNANAQDAHEGIRPTSVLREPDQMKAFLSKDQYRLYKLVWDRFVASQMASAVLDTMTIDLTAGETVFRANGSKMKFAGFMKVYVESNDDGTTEEDKLLPPLSKGDSLQKQSVDPKQHFTQPPPRYTEARLVRALEEMGIGRPSTYAPTLETIQKRGYVAIEEKKFVPTELGELVIQLMQEFFPEILDIEFTAHMEEELDFVEEGKEDWVRVLDTFYSSFEKRLIFAEEEMKEIEIQDEISDEICEKCGKHLVYKMGRFGKFLACSGFPECRNTKPIIKDIGVTCPTCHTGKIVERRSKKGRVFYGCDQYPTCDFVSWDKPVNKPCPVCSSMMIEKRSKNGVTIQCTACDHKEEVSDDNSDDMKD, from the coding sequence ATGGCGGATTCCTTAGTCATAGTTGAGTCACCAGCAAAAGCCAAAACCATTGGCAAATATTTGGGAAGTAAATTTATCGTAAAAGCCTCAATGGGTCATATTCGCGACCTTCCGAAAAGCCAAATTGGCGTAGAAGTGGATCGTAACTTTGAGCCTAAATACATAACAATCCGCGGTAAAGGTTCTATACTCAAAGAATTAAAAGATGCGAGTAAAAAAGTGAAAAAAATATATCTGGCGGCGGATCCGGATCGTGAAGGTGAAGCTATTGCCTGGCACTTAGCTCATTATTTGGATGTAGGTTCCGAAGAACTCTGCCGTGTTGTATTTAATGAGATAACGAAGGATGCGGTAAAGGATGCATTCAAAACGCCGCGCCGAATTAATCAAGATCTCGTTAACGCACAGCAAGCACGGCGCATATTGGATCGACTCGTTGGTTATAAAATCAGTCCCTTACTTTGGAAAAAGGTAAAAAAAGGATTATCTGCAGGCCGTGTACAGTCGGTTGCGGTTAAATTAATTCAAGACAGAGAGAATGAGATCAAGGCCTTCGAACCTGAAGAGTATTGGTCAATTACCGTTGTTTTGGATGCTGGCAAAACCGTGTTCGAAGCGAAGTATCACAGCATTAACGGTGAGAAGAAGGAACTGCATTCGCAAGAAGACGTCGATCTGATTTTAGCAGCGATGGGCAGTGATGCTTTTACTGTGAAAGAAGTGAAAGAGAAAGAGCGCCAGCGTAATCCTTCTCCTCCTTTCATTACTAGCTCTATGCAGCAGGAAGCGGCAAGGAAACTTAATTTCCGTGCATCAAAGACGATGTCAGTGGCACAGCAATTATATGAAGGAATAGATTTAGGAAAAGAAGGTACGGTTGGTTTGATTACCTACATGCGTACCGATTCCACCCGTATTTCTCCGGTTGCCCAAGAAGAGGCTAAAGATTTTATTCTTAATAAATATGGTCCTGATTTCTACCCGGAGACACCTCGCCAGTACACGAAGAAAAATGCTAATGCGCAAGACGCGCATGAAGGTATTCGACCTACATCTGTTCTGCGGGAACCTGATCAAATGAAGGCATTTCTCAGTAAAGATCAATATCGTCTGTACAAGCTGGTTTGGGATCGTTTTGTAGCGAGTCAAATGGCTTCAGCCGTTTTGGATACGATGACCATTGATTTAACAGCTGGAGAAACCGTGTTTAGAGCAAATGGGTCAAAGATGAAGTTTGCTGGATTTATGAAAGTTTATGTCGAGAGCAATGACGACGGGACGACAGAAGAGGATAAGTTGCTGCCGCCACTTTCTAAGGGTGATTCTTTGCAGAAGCAAAGCGTGGATCCGAAGCAGCACTTTACTCAACCGCCTCCAAGGTATACAGAAGCGCGTTTAGTTAGGGCGTTAGAGGAAATGGGCATTGGACGTCCGAGTACGTATGCACCGACACTGGAGACGATTCAGAAGCGTGGGTATGTTGCCATCGAAGAGAAGAAATTCGTGCCTACAGAGCTTGGTGAATTAGTTATTCAATTAATGCAGGAGTTTTTTCCTGAAATTCTAGATATCGAGTTCACGGCTCATATGGAAGAAGAGCTTGACTTCGTCGAAGAGGGGAAAGAGGACTGGGTTCGGGTTCTGGATACATTCTACTCATCCTTTGAAAAGCGGCTTATCTTCGCTGAAGAGGAAATGAAGGAAATCGAAATTCAAGATGAAATCTCGGATGAGATTTGTGAGAAGTGTGGTAAACATCTTGTCTATAAAATGGGGCGTTTCGGTAAGTTTCTAGCGTGTTCTGGATTCCCTGAGTGCCGCAATACGAAACCGATCATTAAAGATATTGGTGTTACATGTCCAACTTGTCATACAGGGAAAATTGTCGAACGCAGAAGCAAAAAGGGCCGAGTTTTCTATGGCTGTGATCAGTATCCAACCTGTGACTTTGTCTCGTGGGATAAACCGGTCAATAAGCCATGTCCTGTTTGCAGCTCGATGATGATCGAGAAAAGAAGCAAAAACGGCGTAACTATTCAATGTACCGCGTGTGATCATAAAGAAGAAGTTAGTGACGATAATTCAGATGATATGAAAGATTAG
- the trmFO gene encoding FADH(2)-oxidizing methylenetetrahydrofolate--tRNA-(uracil(54)-C(5))-methyltransferase TrmFO, with amino-acid sequence MPEYQRVTVIGAGLAGSEAAWQIARQGVPVTLYEMRNVRKTPAHITDQFAELVCSNSLRSNGLTNAVGVLKEEMRRMDSLILSCADEHAVPAGGALAVDRDGFSQAVTTTLRNHPLIEVRNEEVQTLPEGITVVASGPLTSPALSAGLKELMGEEYLYFYDAAAPIVEKDSIDMNKVYLASRYDKGEAAYLNCPMTEEEFNVFYEALITAEVAELKEFEKEIYFEGCMPLEVMAKRGRQTVLFGPMKPVGLINPHTGKMPHAVVQLRQDNAAGTLYNLVGFQTHLKWGEQKRVLSLIPGLEQAEFVRYGVMHRNTFINSPKLLEPTYQFKRRENLFFAGQMTGVEGYVESAASGLIAGMNAGRLAKGQSCLVVPEETTLGSMAHYITTADFKHFQPMNANFGLLPQLPERIRNKKEKYEKLANRALESIQNFKKTYAE; translated from the coding sequence TTGCCAGAATATCAAAGAGTAACAGTCATCGGTGCAGGATTGGCTGGAAGTGAAGCCGCCTGGCAAATTGCCCGTCAGGGTGTGCCTGTTACTTTATACGAAATGCGTAATGTCCGTAAAACCCCAGCCCATATAACTGATCAATTTGCTGAGCTAGTCTGTAGTAACTCTCTACGTTCGAATGGCCTTACCAACGCTGTTGGAGTACTGAAGGAAGAAATGAGACGTATGGATTCACTCATTCTATCTTGTGCAGATGAGCATGCTGTACCAGCAGGAGGCGCGTTAGCTGTTGACCGCGATGGGTTCTCTCAAGCGGTTACAACAACACTTCGCAACCATCCGCTCATAGAAGTTCGCAATGAGGAAGTTCAAACCTTGCCTGAAGGCATTACAGTAGTTGCCTCAGGTCCATTAACATCTCCAGCACTTTCTGCAGGCCTCAAAGAGCTTATGGGTGAGGAGTACTTGTACTTTTATGATGCAGCAGCTCCGATTGTGGAGAAGGACTCCATTGATATGAATAAAGTGTACTTGGCTTCCCGTTATGACAAAGGAGAGGCTGCTTACCTTAACTGTCCTATGACAGAAGAAGAGTTCAATGTTTTCTATGAAGCTTTAATCACTGCTGAGGTTGCAGAGCTGAAGGAGTTCGAGAAAGAAATTTATTTCGAAGGCTGTATGCCCTTAGAAGTCATGGCGAAGCGCGGTAGACAAACGGTACTGTTCGGACCAATGAAACCAGTCGGTTTAATAAATCCACACACAGGTAAGATGCCGCATGCTGTCGTTCAGCTCCGTCAAGATAATGCAGCGGGAACTTTGTATAACTTAGTCGGTTTCCAAACCCATTTGAAATGGGGAGAGCAGAAACGGGTATTGTCCTTGATTCCAGGGTTAGAGCAAGCAGAGTTCGTACGTTATGGTGTGATGCATCGTAACACGTTTATTAACTCTCCTAAGCTTCTTGAACCCACTTATCAATTTAAACGTCGTGAGAATCTGTTCTTTGCAGGTCAAATGACGGGTGTAGAAGGATATGTGGAATCTGCGGCTTCTGGTCTGATAGCAGGTATGAATGCGGGGCGTTTAGCTAAAGGGCAGTCTTGTTTGGTTGTACCGGAGGAAACGACTTTAGGGAGTATGGCACATTATATCACGACAGCTGACTTCAAACATTTTCAGCCGATGAATGCTAATTTCGGTTTACTTCCACAGTTACCCGAAAGAATTCGCAATAAAAAAGAAAAATACGAGAAACTGGCTAATCGAGCTTTGGAAAGTATTCAGAATTTTAAGAAAACATATGCAGAGTAG